TCTTTATTTGTTTATTATTTACTGTTTTCTGATAGTTTTGTATTGTATGGTTAGTATGTGTAGTATTAGCTGTTATTACTTGTTTATCATGTGTTGTGGTATTATTAGTGTCTGATGCACTTACTATTGATGTGCTTATGACTAGTACTGTCAGTGTTAGTAGTAGTATTATTGTTTTTTTATATCTTATTTTATTCAAGTCTCAACCTCCTTTATCTTTTATTCTTTAAAATAATTAAATTTTAAATGATTAATTATATGTTATCCTAAATATAAATATGTGAATAAACATTCTAATTTACTAGTTAATGATAAATAGAAGGTTTACTATTCCAATATAAATAATAGAAATATAAAAACATATATTAATCATAAAGAACATGGTGAAATAGTACTAATGACATCTAAAGATAAACAAGTAGAAATATTGGATATACATGATATAAGAATAAAGAATAATAGAGTATTCTCGAAAAAAACTAATCATTATCTTCAAAATTTATTATTTTATCTGAGAATTGTATTTAGATATAATAGGGAAGGGTTAGATGATTTAATAGATTTCTATAATTATATAAATGATATACTTAGTAATCAAATTGATATATCTATGGATGAGTTAAAGATTTTAATATATACTACAACGGATATTATAGTGAATATTGATGAGTATGATATACATGGAGAAACAATAATTACTGAGGCCATAGCAAATCTTCAGCAATCGTTATACACTGAATTAGAAATGTTTAAGTTAGCTGAGAAATCAAAAAATGATGATGAAGAGTGGGAATCTTATTTAATTTCTAGTCTGAAAGATACACAGCCAGAATTCAGAGTATTAACAGAATTATTAGATAAATCAGATATTACTGAAATCAAGGATGATATAATTAATTTACTAGAAAATAATTATCCACTAGAATATGCTACATATAATGCTAGAAAAAATTACTTAGAATATTAAAGAAATATGAATATCCTATATTAAAAGTATATGAAAACTAAAACAATAATAAAAGATAAAATATAATAAAAAAGGAGCGGAATACTATGAATAACAAACATCCACATTTTAATTCAATAAATAATATAGATGATATAGGTAGCTTAATAGATTTAATTGAAAAATCAAAAAACAGTTATGTTAAAGATAACTTAAGTATACATTTACATGACAGACAATTAACATTACTAAGAGATATAAAAAAACATAACAAACCACATCATAAAAAAATAAGAATATCCAAATATAAAAAACTCATGGAAAACCCGGAAACACAACCAGAACACTATGAATTACATAAAAAATTATTCCTAAAACAGTACCAAAAATTAGGATCAAAGGGATTAATAACTTTAGACACCCAGCCAGAGAATGGTTTACCATACGATATGGAATTTACACAGAAAGGATTAGATATACTAGATGAAATTTCAAAACTAGAAAAAGAATGGGAAGAAAAAGTACTAGAAAATGTAGAGGATAAAGAAGAGTTATTAAAATTACTTAAAATAGTAGCAGTAAACTCTTTGGACATATCCTATGAGATACAGAAGAAATTAAGAGGAGTATATTAGAATAATCATTATTAGTGGACTGTAATAACCTCCCCCTATTTTTTTTATATTTATATTTTTTTAATCATTAAATTTCATGTAAAAATTTATCATAAAACATGCCTAAAATCGAGTATTATTCTTTTACACTTTTGAAAAGGATATAGTAGATAAAATAATAATTAAATAATAAAAAAAGTATTTAGAGGATGAAAAGTACTATCATACTCTGTTTTCTTACTAATTAGTAACTGTTTGCGATCCCGTAGTTGTAGGATTGTTAGTTATCGTGTTACTACTCATTGTTGTTGTATTACTTTTTGAATCGTAGATTGCACCTCCATAATTTGCAGAGTCATATGATATAACATTTCCAGTAATTCTCGTGTTTATTGCACGATTGTAGATTCCTCCACCATAACTAGCACGGTTATATGTGATATTATTATATGTTATTGTCGTGTTTACTGAGTTCCAATTGTTTATTGCTCCGCCAAAGTTACTTGCATTGTTACTTCTTATTGTATTTCTTGTTATTATATTATTAGTTCCTATGTTGAATATTGCAGCACCACTGTAACTAGCCTTGTTATTTGATATAGTGTTTGATTGTACAGTTATGTTTGATCCTCTAAGATATACTGCACCATATTGTGCTCGGTTACTGCTAATTGTATTATTATTTATAGTTGTCTTTATAGCATTCCAATTACTAATTGCTCCACCAAGGGATGTTGCATTGTTATATGTGATGATGTTTCCTATGATTATAGTGTTTGTTCCGAGATTATTTATTCCTGCACCGTTCTTTGCTAGGTTAGTTGTGAAATTATTGTTTGTTACATTGTTTGATGTTCCTATTACAAATACTGCTCCACCACTTACTAGTCCTGTGTTTCCTGTTAAGCTGTTATTATCTAATTTCAGTGTTGATCCTCGATAATAAACTGCTCCACCATAATTTGCTTTGTTACCACTGAATTTGTTACCTATTATTGTTATATTACTGGTATCCCAGTTACTTATTGCTCCACCTAGTGTTTTAGCCGTGTTATTTGTATATTGATTTCCGGATATTAGTATATTTATTCCCAGGTTATATACTGCTCCTGAGGAGAGAGTTGAATTATTTTTTGTGAATGTATTATTTCTTATGATTGTGTTATTTCCACGGTTGTAAATTGCTCCACCATATGAGGCCGTGTTATTTTGAAATATATTGTTTATTATTAATGTATTTCTTGTATTCCATAGATTGATTGCTCCTCCATTAGTTCCTTTATTGTTTATGAATGTATTTCCACTTATTGTAGTGTTATCTGCCCTGTTTATGATAGGACTACTAGTAAATTTCTGGAATGTTAGATTTATTATTGATATTTGGCCATTTTGAATGTTAAAACAATATATTGCCTTATTATTTCCATTAAGAATGGTATTGCTGTAACCTATGATTTTAAGGTTTAAACCATTGCTGAGGGTAGCAGTAGAAGTTATATTGTAATTTCCTGCTGTGATATATACTATAGAGTTGTTGTATGCACCACTTTTCATCTGGTCAAATGCATATGTGTATGTCCATGGTGTTTGGTTTGTTCTTCCATTATTACTACTTGAACCGTTAGCTGCTATGTAGTATACATATCCATATTCACTACCATTAACATAATACGTTAAATCTGATGAATTATAAGGAAGGGTACTACTATTATAACTTATTAATAATAAATTATTTCCTTTATTAAACTCGGTAACGGGTATTCTGATACTAGTCATACTATCTCTTACGTCAGAGGAGTATGAGTTACTATTAATTTTAATTGTAACTATACCATCAGCAACATTGTCATCAAATTCATCTAATAACTTAACTGTAATCACATTATAATTAACTGTAAAATTCACGTATTCTACAGTCATATGCACAGGTTTTGATACTGTGAAATTTAGAGTAGTGTTTGATGAATAATAGTATGTGTTAGTGTAAGTAAATGTTACATTGTTTTTTCCTACGTTAAGATTCTTGTTAGATATTGTTAAATTGGTTACTCCATTACGTACTGATACATTAGAGTATGTCTGATTGTTTACTTTTACTGTTATTGTTCCACTTGATATATTCAGGTTATCTTCATCTTTAACTGTTATAAGGAATGTCGTGTTTTGTCCATTATCGTCAACTGTTGCTGTTGTTATTGTATCTTTATATACTGTGTTAGTTACTGTTACATTAGATGAGCTGTAATTGTAGTGATTATCAGAGTATGTGAGTGTTATATTGTTAATTCCGGCATAGAATTCTTTGTTAGGTATAGTTATGTTTGCATGTCCATCTTCTATTGTCACAATAGCATATGTGTCATTGTTTATCTTGATTGTCATAATTCCCTCAGTTACACATGTATTATTTTCATCCACGACTGTTATGTTGATTGATGTATCTGTTTTATTATTATATGCGTTTGCTGTTGTATTTGTTGGTATATTTAACTTATAATCTGAGATTAAAGGACTTGTATATAATTTAAGAGAAACTACAGCATCACTATAGCTAGTGTTTCCTATTAATGATTTTTCTGTTGGTATTGCAAGTCGTGAGTATGCATCAATAGTAGTAGGTATGTATATTACTGTATCATTTGAAGTTAAACGTAATTCTATTTTAATGGTATCATTTGTATTAACAGGTATTTGTTTATTGAGTTTTATAGTTTCATAACATGTATGGCTGAATTTACCGCTTTGTGTTTCCTGTAATTCATTATTTACATATATATTTGCTATGTAGTTATAATCAGAACTAAATACATATGTACCAAAGGAGGATATTAAATCATTACCACTAGAAGTGAATTCATTTGAGTAAGTATAAGTATTGGTATCTTCTATTTCATACCAGTAACTAAGACCACTTAAATCATATTGATAGATTCTATTATAGTTTGTTGTGTCATTTAATATGAATGTTATACCACCGACACCATAAAAATCATCACATGAGTTTAATATGGAACTATCATAATAGGAAACATAATAATATCCTTCATCTCCAGAAGAGGTTCCCCAACTATTTTTAACAATAAATGCTCCATCACATGGAGGTATATTATCGAAGTTATATCTACTATAATTATCATCCCATCCTACTATAGTAACAGCATGATTAATGTATGTAGTGGTTGAATAACCATGACGAATACTGCCTGAGTATATGCCTGTGTAGACTGCACCGTATTTCATAATAGCAGTTTTTACTTCATCGTTATCAGTAGAATTTGTTCTTGTAGGAACTCCATAAACATTGGTCACATGTAATATGCTTTTTAGTAATGGTGATACGTATGAATTAGTATCATATTCATCATCACTTTCTAGTACAGGTCCTATCCAGTTTACAAGATAACCTATAGACATATCATCCAATCCGCCGTCTCCAGGTAGAAGTTTCCAGCCTTCCTCTGAAAACATTGCCATGATATTTTTCAGATTATTTTCTGAAAGATCCAATGTTATATTCATTGCTTTTAAGATACATGATTCTAATGTAGCTAACATGGCAAATGCATAACAATTACCATCATTTCCCTGATCTTTTACAGATGTGACATAGCCATAGTCTCTTAAATCATATGATGAAGGTATTGTTTTAATATTACTAAAAGTAACGTTTGTAATATTTATATCAGCAATATTTTCTTCATTTATTAAATAAGTGATAGGTTCACTACCATACCAGTTATTATTGGATAACATTGAACTAGTATTATATATGGAATACATATTATCACCGTATTTAGCGCTGTTGTCAGTGAAATTATTACTGTTTAATATAATATTATTTTGATTAGCATATATTACTCCACCATAACTTGCCGCAGTGTTATTAATAAAGACAGATGATTCAATTTCTAATCTAAGATCATCAGAGTATATTGCTCCACCACGTCTACCTTTATTACCTGTGAAATTGGATGATAATATTGTTAGACCGGAGTAAGTATCAAAAATCGCTCCTCCATCATATATAGCAGTGTTATTTATGAATCTTGTATTACTAATAACTAAATAAGCGGCTAGTTCATCAGTTTCGGTATTTATATCTTGATCAGATGTACCGTTAATAGTTAATATAGCTCCACCTAACCTTGCAGAATTATTAATAAATTCTGAATTAAGTAAAGTCATATTACTATTAAACAAGTATATTGCTCCACCAGAGGTAGAAGTTAAATTAATAAACTTTGAATTATCAATATAAACAGTTGATAACTCAGAGTATATTGAACCTTTAGAAGTACTGTTATGGTTTATAAATACTATATTGTTAAGATTTAAATGACTATGCTTATGTATATCAATACTAGTGGTTGTGTAATTAGTCACTGTTACATTACATAATGTAAGATTACCATATAAGCTAAATAATGAATTACCTTTATTTGCACCATTAATAATTGTCTTATTAGCGTTTTGACCAGTGATAGTTATATTTTTAGTAATAACAATATCTGAGATGTTATAGATTCCACTGGATAAATAAATGGTACTATTAGTAGTTACATCGTCTAGTTCTGATTGAGTAAGTGTATTCCATGGATTAGTGTTACTACCATTACCACTATCTGCATTTGAATTATTCACATAATATCGGGCAGATGTACTGTTTTTATTTGATGTATAAACATCTGTGTTATTGATGAATTTATTTGATGAATTAGTTGATATACTATTTATTTCATAGTTATTCTCAATAGTATAATTTTCACTTTGGGTTGCATGTGTTGAATTATTTGTTGCTGAAACAGCTGAAATACTTGTAATTATTGTAATAACTATTAATATAAATAATATTTTATTCTTCATTAAGCGCCCCCTATTTATTTATATTATTATTTATACTCTTTCTAGACTTAAGTAATTAGTAGTAATAAGATTCGACAGGAATAATAGAAAAAATAATTATATTAAAGATTTTCTGATGAGATAATGATAAAATGTTTATCTGTTAAACTTTATAGCAGATTATAAAAACATGTAATTTTATACAATTAAATTCATTGAAATATATCTAATTTATATGAAACTATTTTTAAGTAAAGTTATCTTAATCATGTAGAAGAAGTTGAAGGTTATATAAAAAAAATTAGGAGTTTATAAAAAATATTAAAAAAAATTTATGGAAGGTTATTCCATAAAAAAATATGGAAATGTATTTCGAGTGGGAGTTTATGGGGGAGTGTTTTTAAATGTTTACTTTTATTTTATTATATTTTTAATACTTTATTTCTTAGTTCTGGTAACTCATGACAGTTTGCCACTGGTAATGGTTCCTCTACATATACTGGTTTCCAGGATAATGCTTTTTCGTTTTCTTCACGTTTTACTTCCATACCTTTTTCATAGTATTCGTCTCTTGCTTTTACCATAGCCTCCATTGCTTTTAGTGGTGAGCCTGGTGGTACACAACATGAAGAACCTAATATGTCAATTCCTCTGTCAAGTGCTTTAAATGTTTCTAGTCTAATACTTTCTAAATCACCTTTGAATAGGGAATCTGTTGCAACATTTCCAACTAATTGGGTGTTACTATCTAAATCATATTTTATTTGATTTGCTTCTTTTACATTTACACTGTCTTCAAAGGAGAATCCATTATATCCTACATCAAGTGTGTTTTTTAGGATTGGTGTTGTATCTCCACATACGTGTAATACTATGTTGAAGTCTGCTGCTTTAGATATTCTTTTTAACGGATATCTTACAATTTCATTAAACATTTCTGGTGGAAGGAGATCTGCTGCAATGGATGGTTCGTACATACAATCTCCTTGTAAATCAAGATCATTATATGCTTTTACGACTTCGATTACTGCATCAGCACATATGTTTACTCCTTCTTTTACTGCTTCTGGTTCTGTTGCAAGACATTTCATAAGATATTCAATACCAACTATTTGACCAAGTAATGTGAATGGTCCAATTTGACCAGATATTAGCGGAACATCAGGGTATTTTTCTCTTGCTATTTGACATGCTTTAGCTACTACAGGTATTCTTCCACTACTTAGGAAATCATCATTTAGTTCTACGCTTGATAAATCATCAAAGAACGGTGATGCTGTGATTTCTGGTATGTGTTCATTAGCATCTCTTAAATCTACTTCACAACCCATTGCTTCTGCTTCTATTGCAAGGTCAAATGGTAGGTTAATACTTTCTACGCCTGCATATTTATGTGCACTTTCTCCGAGTGTTACCATTTTTTCTGCATCAGTGTGTGATGCTGGGAATCCTGCTCCTGTTCTTTCCATTCCTTCAATTAATGCTACAGATACTATACTTGCAGCTGGAACTTTTTCTACTTCTTTTCCTGCAAATGCATTTTCTAAGTTTTCAATTAAATCCATTTTGATCTCTCCTTTATCCATTTTTAAGAGTTGAATCTAACTAGATAAAAACTTATTTTTATTCATTTGTTTGAGGTTAAATTTTTTATTTTTGTTATTGATTGGGATTTCAATATTTTCTTCCAGATAATTCAATTCTGATTGTTTTTATCCTGTCAAATTCATACTTATAATTATGAATAACGTACTATATAAAGGATTTGTACTAAAATAAGATAAAATTGAACGTTAATGATTAAATAAAGAACTATTGATAATTTTCTAGACTAATAATAAATTAATATTCATCTAATAATTTTTTGTTGTGATGATAAAATAATCATCTCATGATAATTTTTAAGAAGTCATGATAATATATTTTTAAACAATATAAAAAAAATAATAAAAAAAATTAGTAAAATTTATTGGAAAGTAGGATATAATCTAATTCGTTCAATTTGTTCTACTGGAATATTTTGTATTTCAATGTTCAAAGTATCGAAACCAAGATATAATTTTGTGTTAATGAATGTGCTTTCAGTTCCTATTATTTTACTGTTTTTATCATAACAGGTTGCTGCAATTTTTATTTTTTCATACTTATCTGGATTTTTGATATAAATTTCACCTACAATTGATAATTTATCAGGTGAATTTGATATAATAGAAGTGTTTGTTATATTCATACCTATTTTGTGTTCAATATCATGCATTTGTTCAATGAATATTGAGTTAACAGTAGAATAAACATTATTTTGTCTTCTTTTTGGTTTATTATTAATTAATTTTTGTTTATTAGATGAATGCTTTTTATGTGTCTGTTTATTTTTAACTGTTTCATTAATTTTTTCTTTAGGTTTGTTTGAAACTGTTTTCTGTTTAGGTTTATTTGTTGCTATTTTCTGTTTAGGTTTAATATCAAACTGTTTATCAACAATTTCAGGTAAGATAATAATTATACTAGTATCAAAGAAGTCTGGTTTAAATTCAATATCAAAAGGACTTAAATCATACAACTTGTTAATCTCAACAATAGTATTTTCCTTTTCAGTCTTATTACCTTCCTTGTTAAAACATATGACTGAAATCTGTAAAACTTTACCATTATCTAGCTTTTTATTAATAGAAACTTTACCACTGATAGTAACTATTTTATCATCATCAATATCTAATTCTATATTATTAAATCTTAGACCTAAGCTATTTTCAAGTTTCTTGTTTCTTTTAATTTTTCCTCTGAATTCATCTTTAAGAAGATTTAATTCTTCTCTAGATAAACTAGCATACTTTTCTTCACCTATTAGAAAATTATCATCAAAAGAATCTTCATCAATTAAATCATCCGATAATTCATCTTCTTCCTGAACTATTTGTTCTTCTTTGATTTGATTATCATGATCCTGTACAGGTATTTCCTTCTGTTCTTGTTCTATTTCATATGGAGATTCTTCCGGTTTATAGAAGAAATCTTCCTCCTCATCTGTAATATCAGAATTACTTTCTGGACGTAATAATTCTTTTGCAAAGTCATCTAAGTCATCAATATCTTTTACTAAATCATTTCTTTGATGTTTTAATTTCTCTTGTCTTCTACGTTCATCATCTATTAATTCTTGTGCTATTCGATCTGCATACCTATGGCTATCATCATCATTATCACGTTCTCTGTCATATTGGTTATCATCATGTTCTACTGCAATGTACAATAATTCACCGCAGTATATACATCGATCTTCAAAATCATCATTTAGTTGACCACAGTATGGACATCTTTGCATAGTTTATCTTCCCTATAATTATTTGTTAATTATTTATATGTATATATTAATAAATATTTAAAATCATTATTATTAAAATACGAAAATAATTCATATAAATCATATTATTTATAGAATGAAGTAAATCTGTACTAATTAAAAAGGGGTATATATAAGTAAATAACACATGTTTAAATAGATAAGAATAAAAAAAAGGTGAGCAATTTGACAAGCAGAGAAAAAGTTTATGATTTCATGGAAAAAGCAGGTGTATTATATTTATCAACAGAGGATGGTGAAAAACCTAAAATAAGACCAATAGGATTCAGAATGTTAGTTGATGGACAAATATATTTTCTAACAGGAACATTCAAAAATCTATATGACCAAATGCTAAGAAATAGTAACGTGGAATTTCTAGCACGTAATGGACAAGAATTTATGAGATATTACGGAAAAGTAGTATTTGATGAGGATGAAGATAAACGTCTTTTAAATAAAGCATTTGAAAAAATGCCAATGCTAAAGAAAATGTATGGTGAAAATTCAGATCTTACACCAGTAATATTCCACATATCTAAAGCAACAGCTGAGATTAGAGATATGAATGGAATTATAGAAACATATAACTTCCTAGATTAAATTAATATTAAAAAAAATAGTCCTAATAATAAAATTTACTTCTTTTTATCTTTTTTTGTGTAGTTAGAAAATAAATAATAAGAGAATAAAAATTATTCTCCTACTAATTTTAGTCCTGTCATTGCTTTAACATCATTACTTAATACTCTAAGATCAGTTCTATTAAGTTTTGATAAATCATCATGACCAGCAAGCTGTGCTAACATTTTTGCTTCTTCAGTAATAGCATTAATATAATTAGCAACATGTTCAGCTGCTTCATCAACATCTAATGTTCTTAGTTTAGGATTTTGTGTTGCAATACCTACAGGACAAGTTCCTTTGGAACAATTTCTACATCCAATACATCCCATTGCAATCATAGAAGCGGTTGCTATATATACAGCATCTGCACCCATTGCTAATGCTTTAGCTACATCTGCACCATTTCTGATTCCACCTGTAATAATAAGGTCTACATCATCCTTAGCACCAATTTCCTCTAATGTTTTTACAGCTAAAGCTAGTGCAGGGATAGTTGGTACACCAGTTTCCTCGGATACAATTTCAGGGGAAGCACCTGTTCCTCCTTCCATTCCATCAAGTGCAATTATATCTGCTCCTACTTCATATGCAATTTTAACATCTTCATCTACTCTTCCAGGACCTAATTTAACAATAATAGGAACTTCCCAGTCTGTAACTTCTCTTATTAATTCGATGTGTTCTGCTAATTCTTCTTTGCTTTGTGAGTCAAGGAATCTGCATGGACTTAATGCATCAGTTCCTTCCGGTATTTCTCTGATTTTAGCTACTTCTGGACTTACTTTTTCTGCCATTAAGTGTCCGCCCATACCAGGTTTTGCACCTTGTCCTATTTTTACTTCTACTGCATCTCCAGCATTTAAATATTTAGCTGATACTCCAAATCTACCAGAGGAGTACTGTACTACTAATTTATCTGATAATTCTCTTTCTTCTGGAAGCATTCCACCTTCACCAGTGTTTGCTACTGAACCTACCATAGCTGAACCTTTTGCTAATCCTAATTTTGCTTCTTTGGATAATGCACCGAAAGACATACCACCTATTAGTACAGGGGTATCTGCTTCTAATGGTTTTTTAGCAAATCTTGTACCTAGTTTTACTTTTGTGTTACATGGTTCTCGGTATTTGTCTACTGGTGCTATTGAAGCTTGTGCTGGTAATATTACTATATCATCAAATTTTGGCACGTCTTTTGACCTTCCAAATCCTCTTATTTTATAGTTTCCAGTTTGAGCTTTAGTGTGTATGTCCTCTATGGTTTGTTTACTATAAATTGCTCCTGCATCTAATGCTGCCATTTTTTTATCTGCCATTTATATTACCTCTTAATTTTATTTACCATAGAATGGTCTTAATTGATCTTTCACAATTTTTGTGAAATTCTCAGCTTTTTGGTCTATATCATATTGTTTGAAGAGACTGTTGAGCTTGTCTTTATCCTCTTCTGTTAGTTCTGTTTCTTTAGCGTTGTATCCAAGTTGGTATGATCCTGCTATGTAGATTGCTCCACCAATCATCCAGTCTCCTAAGTCTTTACTTGAGTTTCCTGTGATGATTATGTCACCATCTAGCATGTATAGTCCTGCTGTTTTACCAATATTTCCATCAATTAATATTACACCATTTTTGTGTAATTGACCTACACCGTCTCCAGCATTTCCTCTAACTACTATGTTTCCGTTACATTTACCAAATCCTACGCCGTCTCCAGCTCCACCGTTGAGAATAATTTCTCCTTCGGTCATGTTGTCTCCAAGGTATTTGTTAACTGATCCATTAATAGTTATTTCTGCTCCATCATTTAGAGCACCAAT
This genomic interval from Candidatus Methanosphaera massiliense contains the following:
- a CDS encoding C1 family peptidase → MKNKILFILIVITIITSISAVSATNNSTHATQSENYTIENNYEINSISTNSSNKFINNTDVYTSNKNSTSARYYVNNSNADSGNGSNTNPWNTLTQSELDDVTTNSTIYLSSGIYNISDIVITKNITITGQNANKTIINGANKGNSLFSLYGNLTLCNVTVTNYTTTSIDIHKHSHLNLNNIVFINHNSTSKGSIYSELSTVYIDNSKFINLTSTSGGAIYLFNSNMTLLNSEFINNSARLGGAILTINGTSDQDINTETDELAAYLVISNTRFINNTAIYDGGAIFDTYSGLTILSSNFTGNKGRRGGAIYSDDLRLEIESSVFINNTAASYGGVIYANQNNIILNSNNFTDNSAKYGDNMYSIYNTSSMLSNNNWYGSEPITYLINEENIADINITNVTFSNIKTIPSSYDLRDYGYVTSVKDQGNDGNCYAFAMLATLESCILKAMNITLDLSENNLKNIMAMFSEEGWKLLPGDGGLDDMSIGYLVNWIGPVLESDDEYDTNSYVSPLLKSILHVTNVYGVPTRTNSTDNDEVKTAIMKYGAVYTGIYSGSIRHGYSTTTYINHAVTIVGWDDNYSRYNFDNIPPCDGAFIVKNSWGTSSGDEGYYYVSYYDSSILNSCDDFYGVGGITFILNDTTNYNRIYQYDLSGLSYWYEIEDTNTYTYSNEFTSSGNDLISSFGTYVFSSDYNYIANIYVNNELQETQSGKFSHTCYETIKLNKQIPVNTNDTIKIELRLTSNDTVIYIPTTIDAYSRLAIPTEKSLIGNTSYSDAVVSLKLYTSPLISDYKLNIPTNTTANAYNNKTDTSINITVVDENNTCVTEGIMTIKINNDTYAIVTIEDGHANITIPNKEFYAGINNITLTYSDNHYNYSSSNVTVTNTVYKDTITTATVDDNGQNTTFLITVKDEDNLNISSGTITVKVNNQTYSNVSVRNGVTNLTISNKNLNVGKNNVTFTYTNTYYYSSNTTLNFTVSKPVHMTVEYVNFTVNYNVITVKLLDEFDDNVADGIVTIKINSNSYSSDVRDSMTSIRIPVTEFNKGNNLLLISYNSSTLPYNSSDLTYYVNGSEYGYVYYIAANGSSSNNGRTNQTPWTYTYAFDQMKSGAYNNSIVYITAGNYNITSTATLSNGLNLKIIGYSNTILNGNNKAIYCFNIQNGQISIINLTFQKFTSSPIINRADNTTISGNTFINNKGTNGGAINLWNTRNTLIINNIFQNNTASYGGAIYNRGNNTIIRNNTFTKNNSTLSSGAVYNLGINILISGNQYTNNTAKTLGGAISNWDTSNITIIGNKFSGNKANYGGAVYYRGSTLKLDNNSLTGNTGLVSGGAVFVIGTSNNVTNNNFTTNLAKNGAGINNLGTNTIIIGNIITYNNATSLGGAISNWNAIKTTINNNTISSNRAQYGAVYLRGSNITVQSNTISNNKASYSGAAIFNIGTNNIITRNTIRSNNASNFGGAINNWNSVNTTITYNNITYNRASYGGGIYNRAINTRITGNVISYDSANYGGAIYDSKSNTTTMSSNTITNNPTTTGSQTVTN
- a CDS encoding FMN-binding glutamate synthase family protein, whose protein sequence is MADKKMAALDAGAIYSKQTIEDIHTKAQTGNYKIRGFGRSKDVPKFDDIVILPAQASIAPVDKYREPCNTKVKLGTRFAKKPLEADTPVLIGGMSFGALSKEAKLGLAKGSAMVGSVANTGEGGMLPEERELSDKLVVQYSSGRFGVSAKYLNAGDAVEVKIGQGAKPGMGGHLMAEKVSPEVAKIREIPEGTDALSPCRFLDSQSKEELAEHIELIREVTDWEVPIIVKLGPGRVDEDVKIAYEVGADIIALDGMEGGTGASPEIVSEETGVPTIPALALAVKTLEEIGAKDDVDLIITGGIRNGADVAKALAMGADAVYIATASMIAMGCIGCRNCSKGTCPVGIATQNPKLRTLDVDEAAEHVANYINAITEEAKMLAQLAGHDDLSKLNRTDLRVLSNDVKAMTGLKLVGE
- a CDS encoding pyridoxamine 5'-phosphate oxidase family protein translates to MTSREKVYDFMEKAGVLYLSTEDGEKPKIRPIGFRMLVDGQIYFLTGTFKNLYDQMLRNSNVEFLARNGQEFMRYYGKVVFDEDEDKRLLNKAFEKMPMLKKMYGENSDLTPVIFHISKATAEIRDMNGIIETYNFLD
- a CDS encoding uroporphyrinogen decarboxylase family protein, with protein sequence MDLIENLENAFAGKEVEKVPAASIVSVALIEGMERTGAGFPASHTDAEKMVTLGESAHKYAGVESINLPFDLAIEAEAMGCEVDLRDANEHIPEITASPFFDDLSSVELNDDFLSSGRIPVVAKACQIAREKYPDVPLISGQIGPFTLLGQIVGIEYLMKCLATEPEAVKEGVNICADAVIEVVKAYNDLDLQGDCMYEPSIAADLLPPEMFNEIVRYPLKRISKAADFNIVLHVCGDTTPILKNTLDVGYNGFSFEDSVNVKEANQIKYDLDSNTQLVGNVATDSLFKGDLESIRLETFKALDRGIDILGSSCCVPPGSPLKAMEAMVKARDEYYEKGMEVKREENEKALSWKPVYVEEPLPVANCHELPELRNKVLKI
- a CDS encoding GltB/FmdC/FwdC-like GXGXG domain-containing protein, whose product is MAKVEISGVDLTTRDVNTSIKDAITSNEKEITIKDVESLNSIAVGIQSEANIELNGDFGDFIGALNDGAEITINGSVNKYLGDNMTEGEIILNGGAGDGVGFGKCNGNIVVRGNAGDGVGQLHKNGVILIDGNIGKTAGLYMLDGDIIITGNSSKDLGDWMIGGAIYIAGSYQLGYNAKETELTEEDKDKLNSLFKQYDIDQKAENFTKIVKDQLRPFYGK